A portion of the Bdellovibrionales bacterium genome contains these proteins:
- a CDS encoding AgmX/PglI C-terminal domain-containing protein: MKLPIVIRIYKGTQLESVKQFSDSQIVVGTSINSQIQLKADSIAPLHTLIEERDSGFYISDLGSQTGTLFKGRKILDERIESGDSFLVGPYQLDFYIGIPKPMSPPSVETRGPGAVDVKAGIPLEGLNSEASASPPLISNVTSPVIREETVHSAAPSLTPEIKMPQSLPSFVGRSEGWSPPKESKENTKAVISHKNGTYAPPSEFGSLNEVLRPGKGTVVEVIVAWRERILSTYHFSERGMVKVGSNPGNQIILPNLGSNFSHSLVRIDSLATVCVSGEMSGELISEEGTKSFSELIRQNRLVRNTVGYEIGLKQGEMARVGIYGDLINLYVRYVPEAPKPLVAPLLDLTASEVTGVILAAVVALTFGLYMMVYAPKKLNDESLLEEPMRKALVIFNPPRPEPKEVVEAKVEPIPEKKIVKIVEQKNTATVPAPTPKAVAVPAPAAKPSPKSESKENAGTPAQAKPNPNKTNKKNLTSNREGGAINTGKSGASPSSEKVDVSKVGLLGAFGSRGTQTKLDKAYSGAGELSGLADSATGFAGQAEDRAGDNIGSKLKSTGVGGKGSATVGIAGVGTTGKTSGAFGYGSGGIGKKSRVEVQVGGQDAEFVGSIDREAIRRVILAEKRVIRNCYEMALARSPDLYGKLVVQWDIEERGRVSNVVVVSTSLGDKSVVDCLVQRLKTWRFPEPPPDQVGRVTYPFVFTSQ; the protein is encoded by the coding sequence TTGAAGCTGCCAATAGTCATACGCATCTATAAAGGTACGCAGCTTGAATCTGTAAAACAGTTTTCCGATTCTCAGATCGTAGTGGGAACGAGCATTAATTCGCAAATTCAATTGAAAGCAGATTCGATTGCCCCCTTGCATACTTTGATTGAGGAAAGGGACTCAGGATTTTACATTTCGGATCTCGGTTCCCAAACAGGTACTTTGTTTAAGGGCAGAAAAATTTTGGATGAACGAATCGAGTCTGGTGATTCTTTCCTGGTGGGTCCATATCAGCTCGATTTTTACATTGGGATTCCAAAGCCCATGTCGCCCCCCAGTGTTGAGACGAGGGGTCCTGGCGCTGTGGATGTCAAGGCAGGAATCCCTCTGGAGGGATTGAACTCCGAAGCTAGCGCAAGTCCGCCTCTCATTTCAAATGTGACAAGTCCAGTTATCCGAGAAGAGACGGTTCACTCAGCGGCGCCAAGCCTCACTCCAGAAATCAAAATGCCTCAATCTCTTCCTTCTTTTGTTGGCAGATCTGAAGGATGGAGTCCGCCTAAGGAATCCAAGGAAAACACAAAGGCAGTTATCTCTCATAAAAATGGAACCTACGCGCCGCCGAGCGAATTTGGAAGTCTCAATGAGGTGCTGAGGCCGGGCAAGGGAACGGTCGTTGAAGTCATCGTTGCATGGCGTGAACGGATTTTGAGTACTTATCATTTCTCTGAAAGGGGTATGGTGAAAGTTGGTTCCAATCCCGGGAATCAAATCATTCTGCCAAATTTAGGGTCGAATTTCTCCCATTCTCTTGTGCGTATTGATTCGCTTGCGACGGTTTGTGTCTCCGGAGAAATGTCCGGTGAATTGATATCAGAAGAAGGAACCAAGAGCTTCTCTGAATTGATCAGACAAAACCGTTTGGTTCGAAATACAGTCGGATACGAAATTGGCCTCAAACAAGGTGAGATGGCCAGAGTAGGGATTTACGGGGATCTAATTAATTTATATGTGCGCTATGTTCCTGAGGCCCCCAAACCCCTTGTAGCTCCTCTCCTGGATTTGACGGCCTCGGAAGTGACAGGAGTTATTTTAGCTGCTGTTGTTGCTCTGACTTTTGGATTGTACATGATGGTGTACGCTCCAAAAAAATTAAACGATGAGTCCTTGCTTGAAGAACCCATGCGCAAGGCTCTTGTCATTTTTAATCCACCTCGACCAGAGCCTAAGGAAGTGGTGGAAGCGAAGGTGGAGCCGATTCCTGAGAAGAAAATTGTGAAGATTGTTGAACAAAAGAACACTGCAACCGTCCCCGCTCCAACGCCTAAGGCTGTTGCCGTGCCAGCTCCTGCGGCAAAACCAAGTCCTAAATCTGAGTCTAAAGAAAATGCGGGCACGCCAGCACAGGCAAAACCAAATCCTAATAAGACGAACAAGAAGAATCTGACTTCAAATCGTGAAGGGGGAGCCATAAATACCGGGAAGTCGGGAGCGAGCCCTTCGAGCGAAAAAGTCGATGTTTCAAAAGTGGGATTGTTGGGTGCTTTTGGCTCAAGAGGAACCCAAACAAAGTTGGACAAAGCCTATTCAGGGGCAGGTGAATTGAGTGGTCTTGCGGACTCAGCAACAGGCTTTGCTGGGCAGGCCGAAGATCGCGCTGGCGACAATATCGGATCAAAACTCAAAAGTACGGGAGTGGGTGGCAAAGGAAGTGCGACAGTTGGGATAGCCGGTGTAGGGACGACAGGAAAAACAAGTGGCGCTTTTGGTTACGGTTCGGGCGGTATTGGAAAGAAGAGTCGGGTAGAGGTGCAGGTCGGAGGGCAGGATGCGGAGTTTGTAGGATCGATTGACAGAGAAGCTATCCGTCGAGTGATCTTGGCAGAAAAACGAGTCATTCGGAATTGTTATGAAATGGCTCTTGCTCGGAGTCCCGACCTTTATGGGAAACTTGTTGTTCAATGGGATATTGAGGAACGAGGCAGAGTGTCTAATGTGGTCGTGGTCAGCACAAGCTTGGGAGACAAGTCAGTTGTTGATTGTTTGGTTCAACGTTTGAAAACTTGGAGATTTCCGGAGCCGCCGCCTGATCAAGTGGGTCGGGTGACGTATCCGTTTGTTTTTACTTCACAATAA